In Paracoccus fistulariae, a single window of DNA contains:
- the metZ gene encoding O-succinylhomoserine sulfhydrylase, with translation MTEDSAKRLGPRTQAVHHGTRRSQYGEMSEAIFMTQGFVYDSAAQAEKRFEGTGPDEFIYARYGNPTSRMFEDRIAALEGTEDAFATASGMAAVNGALFSMCSAGDHIVAARALFGSCLYVLDLLQRFGVEVRYVDGTDLDQWKAAIRPGTKAVFFESVSNPTLEVIDIRAVAELAHAVGAQVVVDNVFATPVFSKAVQQGADIIVYSATKHIDGGGRALAGVICGTRQFVREVAEPYLKHTGGAISPFHSWLMLNGLTTMDLRVRAQADSALAIAQALQGHPRLGRVIYPGLADHPQHELTMRQMGSGGTMIAIELKDGKDAAFAALDKLQIIKISNNLGDSKSIVTHPATTTHQRLSDEVKAQLGISPGLLRISIGLEDTQDLIDDLTAALNG, from the coding sequence ATGACCGAAGATTCCGCCAAGCGTTTGGGTCCGCGTACGCAGGCCGTCCATCATGGCACACGCCGCAGCCAATATGGCGAGATGTCCGAGGCGATCTTCATGACTCAGGGCTTCGTCTATGACAGCGCCGCGCAGGCGGAAAAGCGTTTCGAGGGCACCGGGCCGGATGAATTCATCTATGCCCGCTATGGCAACCCGACCAGCCGCATGTTCGAAGACCGCATTGCCGCGCTGGAAGGCACCGAAGACGCCTTTGCCACGGCCAGCGGCATGGCGGCGGTGAATGGCGCATTGTTTTCCATGTGCTCGGCCGGGGATCATATCGTCGCCGCGCGGGCGCTGTTCGGATCATGCCTTTACGTTCTGGACCTGCTGCAGCGCTTCGGGGTCGAGGTCAGATATGTCGACGGCACGGATCTGGATCAGTGGAAGGCGGCTATCCGGCCCGGCACCAAGGCGGTGTTTTTCGAATCCGTCTCGAATCCGACGCTGGAAGTGATCGATATTCGGGCCGTGGCCGAACTGGCCCATGCTGTGGGTGCGCAGGTTGTGGTCGATAACGTCTTTGCCACGCCGGTCTTTTCGAAAGCAGTCCAGCAGGGCGCAGATATCATCGTCTATTCGGCGACCAAGCATATCGACGGGGGCGGGCGTGCGCTGGCCGGGGTGATTTGCGGCACGCGCCAGTTCGTGCGCGAGGTGGCCGAGCCTTACCTGAAACATACCGGCGGCGCGATCAGCCCGTTCCACAGCTGGCTGATGCTGAACGGCCTGACCACCATGGATCTGCGCGTGCGTGCGCAGGCCGACAGCGCCCTTGCCATTGCACAGGCGCTGCAGGGGCATCCACGGTTGGGGCGCGTCATCTATCCGGGTCTTGCCGATCATCCGCAGCACGAACTGACCATGCGTCAGATGGGGTCGGGCGGCACGATGATCGCCATCGAGTTGAAGGATGGCAAAGACGCGGCCTTTGCGGCACTGGACAAACTGCAGATCATCAAGATCTCGAACAATCTGGGGGATTCGAAATCCATCGTCACACATCCGGCCACGACCACGCATCAAAGACTGTCGGATGAGGTCAAGGCACAGCTTGGCATCAGCCCCGGCCTGCTGCGGATTTCGATTGGTCTGGAGGATACGCAGGATCTGATCGACGATCTGACAGCCGCCCTGAACGGCTGA
- a CDS encoding sigma-54-dependent transcriptional regulator, with protein sequence MSRKLKIAIVDDEPDMRESISQWLVLSGFETETFASAEDALKVISSDWPGIVVSDIRMPGMDGIAFLKRLMGLDSSLPVIMITGHGDVPIAVEAMRIGAMDFMEKPFNPDKMTALAKKATASRRMTLDNRALRRDLSEGQQVMSKLIGSSPVMDRLREDILDLGQADGHVLIDGETGTGKTLVAHALHAVGPRASKKFIPVSCAAYNDEALTARLFGPLEEGLPAVEEARGGTLCLEDIEALSEGLQARLLAFISEQGTPAETRIIAISNARGEGRKAEDSLRPDLFYRLSALKITLPPLRARGEDILALFTRMAEQFSEEYGCEPPQVSAQEAAQLLQAPWPGNIRQLINVAERAVLQNRRGSGSIASLLMADGEDTQQATTTEGKPLKEYVESFEKMLIDNTMRRHKGSIASVMEELCLPRRTLNEKMAKYGLQRSDYL encoded by the coding sequence ATGTCACGCAAATTAAAGATTGCGATTGTTGATGACGAACCCGACATGCGTGAATCGATCAGCCAATGGTTGGTTCTGTCCGGCTTCGAGACAGAGACGTTTGCCAGCGCCGAAGACGCGCTGAAGGTGATCAGCAGCGACTGGCCGGGAATTGTCGTGTCAGATATCCGCATGCCCGGCATGGATGGCATTGCGTTTCTGAAGCGCCTGATGGGGCTGGATTCCAGCCTGCCCGTCATCATGATCACCGGCCATGGCGATGTCCCCATCGCGGTCGAGGCGATGCGGATCGGGGCCATGGATTTCATGGAAAAGCCGTTCAACCCCGACAAGATGACCGCCCTGGCGAAAAAGGCCACGGCGTCGCGGCGGATGACGCTGGACAACCGCGCCCTGCGTCGCGATCTGTCCGAAGGCCAGCAGGTGATGTCCAAGCTGATCGGCTCCAGCCCGGTGATGGACAGGCTGCGCGAGGATATCCTGGATCTGGGGCAGGCCGATGGCCATGTGCTGATCGACGGCGAAACCGGCACCGGCAAGACGCTGGTGGCCCATGCGCTGCACGCCGTCGGGCCGCGCGCGTCGAAGAAATTCATCCCCGTTTCCTGCGCCGCCTATAATGACGAGGCGCTGACCGCACGGCTTTTCGGGCCGCTGGAAGAAGGTCTGCCCGCGGTCGAAGAGGCCCGTGGCGGAACGCTGTGCCTTGAGGATATCGAGGCCCTGTCCGAGGGGCTGCAGGCACGGCTGCTGGCCTTCATCAGCGAACAGGGCACACCGGCCGAGACCCGAATCATCGCGATTTCCAATGCCCGTGGCGAAGGCCGCAAGGCCGAAGATTCGCTGCGCCCCGATCTGTTCTATCGCCTGTCCGCCCTGAAGATCACCCTGCCGCCGCTGCGCGCGCGGGGCGAGGATATCCTGGCGCTGTTCACCCGCATGGCCGAGCAGTTTTCCGAGGAATATGGCTGCGAACCGCCCCAGGTCAGCGCGCAAGAGGCCGCCCAGCTTCTGCAGGCCCCCTGGCCCGGCAATATCCGCCAACTGATCAATGTGGCCGAACGCGCCGTGCTGCAAAACCGTCGCGGCTCTGGCAGCATCGCCTCGCTGCTGATGGCGGATGGCGAGGATACCCAGCAGGCCACGACGACCGAGGGCAAGCCGCTGAAGGAATATGTCGAAAGTTTCGAAAAGATGCTGATCGACAATACGATGCGCCGTCACAAGGGCAGCATCGCCAGTGTCATGGAAGAACTGTGCCTGCCGCGCCGGACCCTGAACGAGAAGATGGCGAAATACGGCCTGCAGCGCAGCGATTATCTGTAG
- the folE2 gene encoding GTP cyclohydrolase FolE2 codes for MTEARPMTPAYPALARRYDSEFRVDEAYKATLPDLQNGPSSLIVGAHAPIQHVGISNFRLPIRYQTRDGGEIALETSVTGTVSLEADRKGINMSRIMRSFYGHSDHLFSLKVLEAALDDYKADLDAFDARIQMRFSYPIRVDSLRSGLSGWQYYDIAQEVIEQQGQRLRIMHFDYVYSSTCPCSLELSEHARETRGRLATPHSQRSIARISAVMKGPEKIWFEDMVELCRRAVPTETQVMVKREDEQAFAELNASNPIFVEDAVRAFAKELLADHRFGDFRIIASHQESLHSHDAVSLLTDGPTFAQSSLDPTVFASLRA; via the coding sequence ATGACTGAAGCCCGTCCCATGACCCCCGCCTATCCGGCGCTGGCCCGTCGTTATGATTCCGAGTTCCGCGTTGATGAGGCTTACAAGGCAACGCTGCCCGATCTGCAAAATGGTCCCTCAAGCCTGATCGTCGGGGCGCATGCGCCGATCCAGCATGTCGGGATCTCGAATTTCCGGCTGCCGATCCGCTATCAGACCCGCGATGGCGGGGAAATCGCCCTTGAAACCAGCGTCACCGGTACCGTCAGCCTTGAGGCGGATCGCAAGGGCATCAATATGTCGCGGATCATGCGGTCCTTTTACGGCCATTCGGATCATCTGTTCAGCCTCAAGGTGCTGGAAGCCGCGCTGGACGATTACAAGGCCGATCTGGACGCCTTCGACGCGCGGATCCAGATGCGCTTTTCCTACCCGATCCGGGTGGACTCGCTGCGCTCGGGCCTGTCGGGCTGGCAATATTACGACATCGCGCAAGAGGTGATCGAGCAGCAGGGTCAGCGGCTGCGGATCATGCATTTCGATTACGTCTATTCCTCGACCTGCCCCTGTTCGCTGGAACTGTCGGAACATGCGCGCGAAACGCGGGGACGCCTGGCGACGCCGCATTCGCAACGCTCGATTGCGCGGATTTCCGCAGTGATGAAAGGGCCGGAAAAGATCTGGTTCGAGGATATGGTCGAACTGTGCCGCCGCGCCGTGCCCACGGAAACGCAGGTCATGGTCAAGCGCGAGGATGAGCAGGCCTTTGCCGAACTCAATGCCTCGAATCCGATCTTTGTCGAGGATGCGGTGCGTGCCTTTGCCAAGGAATTGCTGGCCGATCACCGTTTCGGGGACTTCCGCATCATTGCCAGTCATCAGGAATCGCTGCATTCCCATGATGCGGTCAGCCTGTTGACCGACGGTCCGACCTTCGCGCAATCCTCGCTGGATCCGACCGTTTTCGCCAGTCTGCGTGCCTGA